A portion of the Caloranaerobacter ferrireducens genome contains these proteins:
- the gatB gene encoding Asp-tRNA(Asn)/Glu-tRNA(Gln) amidotransferase subunit GatB gives MAYKTVIGLEIHAELLTKTKIFCSCLAEFGKEVNTHCCPVCLGFPGALPVLNKKVVEYCIRAGLALKCEISNKSRMDRKNYFYPDLVKGYQITQYSNPLCKNGYIKINTKDGDKKIRIKRIHIEEDTGKSVYDEKGNILLDYNRSGVPLIEIVTYPDMNSPEEARIFLEKLKAILQYIEVSDCKMEEGSLRCDININVIDEETGIKSTITEVKNLNSFKAAVKAMEFEEKRHIELLEQGKNTLKETRRWDENRNETVVMRVKETVEDYRYFPEPDLVYIEVDENWIKNIKENLPELPEDKKERFIRDYNLPEYDAKVLTSSKKLADFFEETVKISNNPKQVSNWLMGDILGWLNVKNMDISEIKFTYKEFADLLELINEGKISNNIGKKVLKIMFEEGKNPKIIVKEKGLLQMSNASELERIVDKIMEENKQSVEDYKKGKEKVLGFLIGQVMKATKGKANPQLVNKIILEKLRQ, from the coding sequence ATGGCATATAAAACAGTAATAGGACTTGAAATACATGCTGAACTTTTGACGAAAACTAAAATATTTTGTAGCTGTTTAGCTGAATTTGGCAAAGAAGTAAATACACATTGCTGTCCAGTTTGCTTAGGCTTTCCAGGAGCTCTGCCTGTACTTAATAAAAAAGTTGTAGAATATTGTATAAGGGCTGGCTTAGCCTTAAAATGTGAAATATCAAATAAAAGTAGAATGGATAGAAAAAATTATTTTTATCCAGATTTAGTAAAAGGATATCAGATCACTCAGTATTCTAATCCTCTTTGTAAAAATGGTTATATAAAGATAAATACAAAAGACGGTGATAAAAAAATAAGAATTAAAAGGATACATATAGAAGAAGATACGGGGAAATCTGTTTATGATGAAAAAGGAAATATTCTTCTTGATTATAATAGAAGTGGAGTTCCTTTAATAGAAATTGTAACTTATCCTGATATGAATTCGCCTGAGGAGGCTAGAATATTTTTAGAAAAATTAAAAGCTATACTCCAGTATATTGAGGTTTCTGATTGTAAGATGGAAGAAGGGTCCTTAAGATGTGATATTAACATAAATGTTATAGATGAAGAAACAGGAATAAAGAGTACAATTACAGAGGTTAAAAATTTAAATTCATTCAAGGCTGCTGTTAAAGCTATGGAATTTGAGGAGAAGAGACATATTGAATTGTTAGAACAGGGGAAAAATACGCTCAAAGAAACAAGAAGATGGGATGAAAATAGAAATGAAACTGTAGTCATGAGAGTAAAGGAAACAGTTGAAGATTATAGGTATTTTCCTGAGCCTGATTTGGTATATATTGAAGTGGATGAAAACTGGATAAAAAATATTAAAGAAAATTTGCCTGAACTTCCTGAAGACAAAAAAGAGAGATTTATAAGAGATTATAACTTGCCTGAATATGATGCGAAGGTTTTAACATCTTCAAAAAAATTAGCTGATTTTTTTGAAGAAACAGTTAAAATTAGTAATAACCCAAAACAGGTTAGCAATTGGCTAATGGGGGATATTTTAGGATGGCTTAATGTTAAGAATATGGATATTAGTGAGATAAAGTTTACTTATAAGGAATTTGCTGATTTATTAGAGTTAATAAATGAAGGTAAAATTAGTAACAACATTGGAAAAAAAGTATTAAAAATCATGTTTGAAGAAGGAAAGAATCCAAAAATAATAGTTAAAGAAAAAGGTTTACTTCAGATGAGTAATGCGTCTGAACTAGAACGCATAGTTGATAAAATAATGGAAGAAAATAAACAGTCAGTAGAAGACTATAAAAAAGGAAAGGAAAAAGTATTAGGTTTTTTGATAGGTCAAGTTATGAAGGCTACAAAAGGAAAGGCAAATCCTCAATTAGTAAATAAGATAATATTAGAAAAATTAAGGCAGTAA
- the gatA gene encoding Asp-tRNA(Asn)/Glu-tRNA(Gln) amidotransferase subunit GatA: MDLINLTIHELRDLIRNREVSSEEIVKSFFSRIEEVEDKVGSFITLTKEKALEDARRIDKKIKEDITSLSDLAGIPVGIKDNIVTEGIKTTCGSRILENFIPPYDATVVKKLKLNGAIIVGKTNMDEFAMGSSTENSTFKITKNPWDLNRVPGGSSGGSAAAVSASEVPYALGSSTGGSIRQPAAFCGVVGLKPTYGLVSRYGLVAFASSFDQIGPLTKDVEDCAIVLNSIVGFDKKDSTSVDNDSIDYTKALIKDIRGLKIALPKEYFDNRIDSKIKEKVLDAVKTLEKLGAKIDYVSLPHTEYALATYYTLASSEASSNLAKFDGVRYGKRAKNYNGVEELIVKTRTEGFGDEVKRRIMIGTYFLSSSHYSEYYKKAQKVRTLIIRDFEKVFNEFDVIISPTTPTLPYKIGEKKEKFISMYLSDILTVSANIAGIPAITIPCSYIDDLPVGMQILGKAFGEEDILSVAYTYEKNSNFQRRAPKIKEGIKNGI; the protein is encoded by the coding sequence GTGGATTTAATAAATCTTACGATTCATGAGCTGAGAGATCTGATAAGAAACAGAGAAGTGTCATCAGAAGAAATAGTGAAAAGTTTTTTTAGTAGAATAGAAGAAGTAGAAGATAAAGTAGGTAGCTTTATAACTTTAACTAAAGAAAAAGCTCTTGAAGATGCTAGAAGAATAGATAAAAAAATAAAAGAAGATATCACTAGCTTAAGTGATTTAGCAGGAATTCCTGTAGGAATTAAAGATAATATAGTAACAGAAGGAATTAAGACAACCTGCGGGTCTAGAATTTTAGAAAATTTTATACCACCATATGATGCAACCGTTGTAAAAAAACTTAAGTTAAATGGTGCGATTATAGTAGGTAAGACTAATATGGATGAATTTGCAATGGGCTCTAGCACAGAAAACTCTACTTTCAAGATTACTAAAAATCCTTGGGATTTAAATAGAGTACCAGGTGGTTCAAGTGGTGGCTCAGCGGCGGCTGTTTCGGCATCAGAGGTTCCATATGCTCTAGGATCATCTACAGGAGGGTCAATAAGACAACCAGCAGCTTTTTGTGGGGTAGTTGGATTAAAGCCGACATATGGACTTGTGTCTAGATATGGGTTAGTAGCATTTGCATCATCATTTGACCAAATAGGGCCTTTGACTAAGGATGTAGAGGATTGTGCTATTGTATTAAACAGTATAGTAGGGTTTGATAAAAAAGATTCTACATCTGTTGATAATGATAGTATTGATTATACAAAAGCATTAATAAAAGATATCAGAGGGCTAAAGATAGCTCTGCCTAAAGAATACTTCGATAATAGGATAGATAGTAAAATTAAAGAAAAGGTATTAGATGCAGTTAAAACTCTTGAAAAACTCGGGGCAAAAATAGATTATGTTTCATTGCCTCATACAGAATATGCTTTGGCTACCTATTATACTTTAGCATCTTCTGAAGCTAGTTCAAATCTTGCCAAGTTTGATGGTGTTAGATATGGAAAAAGAGCTAAAAATTATAATGGAGTTGAAGAATTGATTGTAAAGACGAGAACAGAAGGCTTTGGAGATGAGGTAAAGAGAAGGATAATGATAGGGACTTATTTTCTAAGCTCAAGCCATTACAGTGAATACTATAAAAAGGCTCAGAAAGTAAGGACATTAATTATAAGAGATTTTGAAAAAGTATTTAATGAGTTTGATGTTATTATATCACCTACGACTCCTACATTACCTTATAAAATTGGAGAGAAGAAAGAGAAATTTATATCTATGTATCTTTCAGATATATTAACGGTTTCAGCCAATATTGCAGGAATACCAGCTATAACAATTCCTTGTAGCTATATTGATGACCTGCCAGTAGGAATGCAAATATTGGGTAAAGCTTTTGGGGAAGAAGATATATTAAGCGTTGCATATACTTACGAAAAGAATAGTAATTTCCAAAGAAGAGCTCCTAAGATAAAGGAAGGGATAAAAAATGGCATATAA
- the gatC gene encoding Asp-tRNA(Asn)/Glu-tRNA(Gln) amidotransferase subunit GatC, with protein MKISQKEIERIAKLAKLEIYEKDIEKFSNQLTAILELVEKLKEIDTEGIEPTYNIHHSKNFFREDIVEPSLEREKVLSNVEEVRNGYFTLGNLKFRY; from the coding sequence ATGAAAATCTCTCAAAAAGAAATAGAACGCATAGCAAAATTAGCTAAGTTAGAAATTTATGAAAAAGATATAGAAAAATTCTCTAATCAATTGACAGCGATTTTAGAATTAGTTGAGAAATTAAAGGAAATAGATACAGAAGGTATTGAGCCGACTTATAATATACATCATTCTAAAAACTTTTTTAGAGAAGATATTGTAGAGCCTTCTTTAGAAAGAGAGAAGGTTCTTTCTAATGTAGAAGAGGTGAGAAACGGGTATTTTACACTTGGGAATTTAAAATTTAGGTACTAG
- the ligA gene encoding NAD-dependent DNA ligase LigA, whose product MDKKERIKELVDIINDLNYHYYVLDNPKVSDKEYDKLYDELVKLEEETGIILSDSPTQRVGAKPLEKFQKHKHLGKLLSLDKCKTIEELKNWDARVRRLINEYNRENEERLPNPTYVVEYKFDGLTINLTYKDGKLVQGATRGNGEIGEAILPQIKTIKSIPLSIKFKGTVEIQGEGLMPLSVLDEYNKTADEPLKNARNAAAGALRNLDPKVTAKRKLIAYFYNVGYIEGRSFNTHLEMIDFLKENRLPVSEYIKTFNSIEELIEEIEKIKETRNSLDVLTDGLVIKINDMRTREVLGYTQKFPRWAMAYKFEAEEMTTKLIGVEWNVGRTGKVTPTAILEPVEIGGVTVKRATLNNWDDIQRKKVAIGCRVWIRRSNDVIPEIMGTIEDSCENPKKIEKPKECPACGSELIQEGVHIFCPNSLSCKPQLVSRLVHYASRDAMNIEGFSEKTAEQLYEELGLEDIPKLYELKFEELIKLDRFGKKKAENLLNAIEKSKNCRLDSFIFALGIPNVGRKTSTDLANTFKSLERLMNATYEELIAIPDIGDKVANSIIEFFTDEKIISNINKLLEEGVNPVHEEKKIKNDTIFSGKTVVVTGTIEGISRKEAKEIITKMGGKVAGSVSKKTDYVVVGENPGSKYDKAKELGIKIITGKEFLDIIRFNE is encoded by the coding sequence ATGGATAAAAAAGAGCGTATTAAAGAGCTTGTTGATATAATAAATGATCTGAACTATCATTATTATGTTTTAGACAATCCTAAGGTCAGTGATAAGGAATACGATAAACTCTATGACGAATTAGTAAAATTAGAAGAGGAAACTGGGATAATATTAAGTGATTCTCCAACACAGAGAGTTGGAGCAAAGCCGCTTGAAAAATTTCAGAAGCATAAACATTTAGGTAAATTATTGAGTTTAGATAAATGTAAAACCATTGAAGAATTAAAAAATTGGGATGCAAGAGTAAGAAGATTAATAAATGAATATAATAGGGAAAATGAAGAAAGATTACCTAATCCTACTTATGTAGTTGAATATAAATTTGATGGTCTTACAATTAACCTCACTTATAAAGATGGAAAATTAGTTCAAGGTGCAACTAGAGGTAATGGAGAAATAGGAGAGGCAATACTACCACAGATAAAAACTATAAAATCGATACCTCTAAGTATAAAGTTTAAAGGTACTGTTGAAATACAAGGTGAAGGATTAATGCCTTTATCAGTTTTGGACGAGTATAATAAAACAGCTGATGAACCACTTAAGAATGCAAGGAATGCAGCAGCTGGAGCTTTGAGAAATTTAGATCCTAAAGTTACTGCAAAAAGAAAATTAATAGCTTATTTTTATAATGTAGGGTATATAGAGGGTAGAAGTTTTAATACACATCTTGAGATGATAGATTTCTTAAAAGAAAATAGACTACCAGTTAGTGAATATATAAAGACTTTTAATAGTATCGAAGAACTTATAGAGGAAATAGAAAAGATAAAGGAAACAAGGAATTCTCTCGATGTTTTGACAGACGGACTTGTGATAAAGATAAATGATATGAGAACAAGAGAGGTTTTAGGCTATACACAGAAGTTTCCACGTTGGGCTATGGCATATAAATTTGAAGCAGAAGAAATGACGACAAAATTGATTGGTGTAGAATGGAATGTAGGAAGAACGGGAAAAGTTACTCCAACAGCAATACTTGAGCCTGTTGAAATAGGAGGAGTAACTGTTAAAAGAGCTACATTGAATAATTGGGATGATATTCAAAGAAAAAAAGTTGCAATTGGTTGTAGAGTATGGATAAGAAGGTCTAATGATGTAATACCAGAAATAATGGGAACAATTGAAGATAGCTGTGAAAATCCTAAGAAAATAGAGAAACCAAAAGAATGTCCTGCTTGCGGCAGCGAGCTTATTCAAGAAGGAGTACATATTTTCTGCCCGAACTCTTTATCTTGTAAACCACAGTTAGTTTCTAGATTAGTTCATTATGCAAGTAGAGATGCAATGAATATAGAAGGTTTTAGTGAAAAGACAGCAGAGCAATTATACGAAGAATTAGGTCTTGAAGATATACCTAAACTTTATGAGCTAAAATTTGAAGAGCTAATCAAATTAGATAGATTCGGAAAGAAAAAAGCAGAAAATCTGTTAAATGCGATTGAGAAGAGTAAAAATTGTAGATTGGATTCTTTTATTTTTGCATTGGGAATACCTAATGTAGGAAGGAAAACTTCAACTGATTTGGCTAATACATTTAAATCTCTTGAAAGACTGATGAATGCAACATATGAAGAGCTTATAGCAATACCTGATATTGGAGACAAAGTGGCAAATAGCATAATAGAGTTTTTTACAGACGAAAAAATAATTTCTAACATAAATAAGCTCTTAGAAGAAGGTGTAAATCCAGTTCATGAAGAAAAGAAAATAAAAAATGATACTATATTCTCAGGTAAAACAGTTGTTGTAACTGGTACTATTGAAGGAATTAGCAGGAAAGAAGCAAAAGAAATAATAACTAAAATGGGTGGGAAAGTAGCTGGTAGTGTTAGTAAAAAGACTGATTATGTAGTTGTGGGAGAAAATCCAGGGTCTAAATATGATAAAGCGAAGGAATTAGGTATAAAAATAATTACTGGTAAAGAGTTTTTAGATATTATTAGATTTAACGAATAG